One region of Coleofasciculus sp. FACHB-T130 genomic DNA includes:
- the ppsA gene encoding phosphoenolpyruvate synthase, translating into MVTAAAERSLHLSKERSLILWFDEVGIIDVPLVGGKNASLGEMIQQLTRQGVNVPNGFATTAYAYRYFIQSAGLEDKLRSLFSDLDVEDLDNLRERGKKARALLMHTPFPEELRAAITAAYQQMCKLYGSDMDVAIRSSATAEDLPDASFAGQQETFLNVQTAPGVLAACHRCFASLFTDRAISYRHIKNFDHFDVALSVGVQKMVRSDLASSGVMFSIDTETGFKNAALITAAYGLGENVVQGAVNPDEYLVFKPTLKDGFRPIIDKRLGSKEFKLVCDQGGCKITKNERVPLSDQRKFALNDDEILQLAEWACLIENHYSDVHGKDMPMDIEWAKDGVTNELFIVQARPETVQSQKNKTVLRSYHLVGGQQAVPLLTGRSVGEAIGQGKARVILDANKIDLFQAGEVLVTDKTDPDWEPIMKKASAIITNKGGRTCHAAIIAREMGIPAIVGCGNGTDILKTGQEITVSCSEGEEGRVYSGLLPYEVQEIPLENLPRTRTKIMMNVGNPEEAFSLSAIPNDGVGLARLEFIIANHIKAHPLALIYYDKLEDVEAKEKIAEMTVACEHKPQYFVDKLAQGAARIAAAFYPNPVVVRMSDFKSNEYANLLGGRQFEPKEENPMLSWRGASRYYDENYRDAFALECQALKRVRDEMGLTNVIPMIPFCRTPEEGRKVLAEMAKHGLEQGKNGLQVYVMCELPSNVIMAEEFAEVFDGFSIGSNDLTQLTLGLDRDSALVAHIFDERNEAVKRMVKMAIAAAKKTNRKIGICGQAPSDYPEFARFLVELGIDSISLNPDSVLKTLLMVAEVEGV; encoded by the coding sequence ATGGTTACAGCAGCGGCAGAAAGGTCATTGCACTTATCCAAAGAGCGATCGCTAATTCTCTGGTTCGATGAAGTTGGAATTATCGATGTCCCTTTGGTAGGCGGAAAAAATGCTTCCTTAGGGGAAATGATTCAGCAGTTAACCCGCCAGGGAGTCAATGTTCCCAACGGGTTTGCCACAACGGCGTATGCCTACCGCTATTTCATTCAATCAGCGGGATTAGAAGACAAGCTGCGATCGCTCTTTTCTGACTTGGATGTTGAAGACCTCGACAACCTGCGGGAACGCGGAAAAAAGGCACGAGCATTGTTAATGCATACGCCTTTCCCTGAGGAACTACGGGCAGCAATTACCGCAGCTTACCAACAGATGTGCAAGCTTTATGGCTCTGACATGGATGTAGCTATTCGCTCCTCTGCCACCGCTGAAGATTTGCCCGATGCTAGTTTTGCCGGTCAACAAGAAACCTTCCTAAACGTTCAAACCGCTCCAGGAGTTTTGGCAGCTTGTCATCGATGCTTTGCCTCCCTATTTACCGACCGTGCAATTTCTTACCGCCACATCAAGAACTTCGACCATTTTGATGTTGCGCTTTCCGTCGGCGTGCAAAAAATGGTACGTTCGGATTTAGCCTCCTCTGGTGTCATGTTCTCGATTGATACCGAAACTGGGTTTAAAAATGCCGCCTTAATTACAGCCGCTTACGGGTTAGGGGAAAATGTAGTTCAAGGGGCAGTTAACCCTGATGAATATCTGGTTTTCAAACCTACCTTAAAAGATGGATTCCGCCCAATTATTGACAAACGACTGGGCAGCAAAGAATTCAAATTAGTGTGCGATCAGGGGGGCTGTAAAATCACTAAGAATGAGCGAGTGCCCTTAAGCGATCAACGGAAATTCGCCCTCAACGATGACGAAATTTTGCAACTCGCCGAGTGGGCTTGCTTGATTGAAAATCATTACAGCGATGTCCACGGCAAAGATATGCCGATGGATATTGAGTGGGCAAAAGATGGCGTTACTAATGAGCTTTTCATCGTCCAAGCTCGCCCAGAAACAGTGCAATCGCAAAAGAATAAAACAGTTCTGCGTAGCTATCATCTGGTAGGAGGGCAGCAGGCGGTACCTTTACTAACAGGGCGTAGCGTTGGAGAGGCAATCGGGCAGGGCAAAGCCAGGGTAATTCTCGATGCGAACAAAATTGATTTGTTCCAAGCCGGGGAAGTTTTAGTCACTGATAAAACTGACCCTGATTGGGAACCAATCATGAAAAAAGCTAGCGCGATTATTACGAATAAAGGGGGGCGTACCTGTCACGCGGCAATTATTGCCAGAGAAATGGGAATTCCAGCCATTGTGGGTTGCGGAAATGGTACAGATATTTTAAAAACAGGCCAAGAAATTACGGTTTCTTGTTCTGAAGGAGAAGAAGGACGGGTTTATTCCGGATTATTACCCTACGAAGTTCAAGAAATTCCGCTGGAGAACCTACCCCGCACTCGCACTAAAATTATGATGAATGTAGGCAATCCTGAAGAAGCATTTAGCCTCTCAGCGATTCCGAATGATGGGGTAGGATTAGCTAGGCTGGAATTCATCATTGCTAATCACATCAAAGCCCATCCTTTAGCTTTGATTTATTACGACAAATTAGAGGATGTAGAAGCTAAAGAAAAAATTGCGGAAATGACGGTAGCTTGTGAACACAAACCTCAATATTTTGTGGATAAGTTAGCTCAAGGAGCCGCCAGAATTGCCGCTGCTTTCTATCCCAATCCGGTAGTAGTGCGAATGAGCGATTTCAAGAGTAATGAATACGCCAATCTTTTGGGAGGAAGGCAATTTGAACCCAAAGAAGAAAACCCAATGCTTAGCTGGCGAGGGGCGTCTCGTTACTATGATGAAAACTATCGCGATGCTTTTGCTTTAGAGTGTCAAGCCTTGAAGCGGGTGCGAGATGAAATGGGTTTAACCAATGTTATCCCGATGATTCCTTTCTGCCGCACTCCCGAAGAAGGGCGCAAGGTGTTAGCAGAGATGGCGAAGCATGGCTTGGAACAAGGTAAAAACGGTTTGCAAGTTTACGTGATGTGCGAGTTGCCCAGTAACGTAATCATGGCTGAAGAATTTGCCGAAGTTTTTGATGGTTTTTCGATCGGTTCTAACGACTTAACACAGCTAACGTTAGGTTTAGATCGGGATTCTGCGTTAGTAGCGCATATTTTTGACGAACGTAACGAAGCAGTGAAGCGGATGGTGAAGATGGCGATCGCTGCCGCTAAGAAAACTAATCGCAAAATCGGTATCTGCGGTCAAGCGCCCAGCGACTACCCGGAATTTGCTCGATTCTTGGTAGAACTGGGGATTGATTCGATCAGTTTAAACCCGGATTCTGTACTGAAGACGCTGTTGATGGTGGCGGAAGTTGAAGGGGTTTAA